GGTTGGCGGCGGACGGCTCATAGACGCCGACGAAATCGACGTCGGGGTTCGCCTGAAGGACGGCGGCGTGTCCCGACGCGTGAGCGTGGGAGACGCCGTATTGCGCGATGCGGATGGGTTGGGTCATGGCTTCGTCTCCCTGCTGCGCCCGCCAGCTACGCGTTCGAGCTTTCCTCTCGTGGGCTGGCTCCCACTGTTAAACTCCAGAAGCTGCGCCCAGTCGATATCCCCGTCCTCATCGCAGAACTCAATCGTGAAGTCGCGGACGTAGCGATTCGCTGCGCGGCACCAAGCCTGGCGGTACTCTTCTCGATGGCGTTGGATAGCATCGTCGCCCATCTCTCGGAGCAGTTTCTGGTAAAAGTCGGGATCGCCGGTGAGCTCTTCCCAGAACGCCTGTCCGGCGCGGCTCCGGTAGATGAGCTTGGCGGTCGGCTCGGAGCGGCGCTTGCCATAGCAGTGCCCCAACATCGGGTCGAACTGCTTGCGCAGCTTTGTCAGGCGACGTTGGAGCGCTCGGAACTCGTCGTTCTGCCGTTTCGCCTGGCTGCTGTTGAACGGGTTGGGGCCCGACTTCACCGCGATCGCGAGATACCGGTTCTCCGTCTCGATCGCGATATCCACGCCTTCGCTGGGCGAGACGGTTCCGCCGGAGACGATGCGGGCGATCGGCTCGAAGAAGACATCGCCGAAGATGCCTTCGTCTGACGCAGACAGAAACGCGATGAGCAGGCTCTCGATGATCTCCGCCGCCGTGGCGTCACCGACGGCGCGGAACAGGTAGGGGTTCTTCTTGGCGAGCACGTCGCGGAGCTTAAGGTCGTGGAGTCGTTGGAGCCTTCTGGTATGGAATTCCCCAAGGCGTTCTGTGATGAGCGCTCGCAACTCGTCAGAGGTCATTCGTCGGACTCCTCCCCATCTGCATCTTTCAGAGGCGGATCGAGCAAAAGCATCTGCCCGTCCTGATTGAGCGTCTCGACGCTCTGCTCGTGGAACTCGCGGAGTATTTCGATGCCGACGTAGCGTCTACCTAGGCGCTGCGCTGCAATCGCCGTCGTGCCACTGCCGAGGAACGGATCGAGGACCACGTCGTCCGGCTTGGTGAACAGTCGGATGAACCACGACGGCAGATCGATGGGGAACGTCGCGCTGTGGCTGCGGTTGGAACACTCCGTCGCCATGTGAAGCACATTCGTCGGATAGACCCGGTCACGCCCCACCCAGTTCGCCACGCGCTTTCCGAAGCCGCTTCGCGTCCTGGACGGGTCCCGAACCGCGTCGGTCTTGCTCATATTGCTGAGCCGGCGATCCGCCCAATCTCCCACCGGAACCATCACTTCTTCCTGATACATGTGGAAGTGACGCTCCCGAGTGAAGTGGAGACAGCGTTCCCAAGCGTCGCGAAAGCGGTTGGGCCACTTGCCGGGGTGGGCGTTCTTCTTGTGCCAGCAGTACTCCTCGGTCCAAAGCCAGCCTTGGCGCCTCAGCGCCAGGATCAGCTCGATGACATACGTAT
This Candidatus Poribacteria bacterium DNA region includes the following protein-coding sequences:
- a CDS encoding site-specific DNA-methyltransferase; amino-acid sequence: MHRRDELDIVHFGDCRTVLAEMPDGFVDLIVTSPPYADSRKSTYGGIRPDEYVDWFLPIGQELYRVLKPTGSFILNIKEKAINGERHTYVIELILALRRQGWLWTEEYCWHKKNAHPGKWPNRFRDAWERCLHFTRERHFHMYQEEVMVPVGDWADRRLSNMSKTDAVRDPSRTRSGFGKRVANWVGRDRVYPTNVLHMATECSNRSHSATFPIDLPSWFIRLFTKPDDVVLDPFLGSGTTAIAAQRLGRRYVGIEILREFHEQSVETLNQDGQMLLLDPPLKDADGEESDE
- a CDS encoding cytoplasmic protein gives rise to the protein MTSDELRALITERLGEFHTRRLQRLHDLKLRDVLAKKNPYLFRAVGDATAAEIIESLLIAFLSASDEGIFGDVFFEPIARIVSGGTVSPSEGVDIAIETENRYLAIAVKSGPNPFNSSQAKRQNDEFRALQRRLTKLRKQFDPMLGHCYGKRRSEPTAKLIYRSRAGQAFWEELTGDPDFYQKLLREMGDDAIQRHREEYRQAWCRAANRYVRDFTIEFCDEDGDIDWAQLLEFNSGSQPTRGKLERVAGGRSRETKP
- a CDS encoding gfo/Idh/MocA family oxidoreductase, producing MTQPIRIAQYGVSHAHASGHAAVLQANPDVDFVGVYEPSAAN